The DNA window GAGCAATCGCTATGGCTGTAAAAAATAAAATTGAAAAAAGCAATGCGAAAATGAATCGGCGACTTAAAGCTTTCATTTTGAACTCCGGTTGTGGGGAAGCAAACCTTCAGGCAGGGGCATTACAATCCTAGGCTAGAATAAAGCAAGCGCCAAGCAATCGCAAGAGTTAAGAAAATCGACCCCACCGCCATTAAAAAAGGTTTCGCCCATTCATGCGAGTCTTTGAACTGAAAGGAAATTTGATGGCTTTCAAATCCTTTGCCGCTCCAGCCCAATTGTGCGCTTTGACAGTGATAAAAGAGCGTGTTAGTTTGAGCGCGTGTCGAAAAAGAGAAGCGCCTTTCGCAATTGGCTTGAATACATTCCGGCTTACCTCCTCTTAAAGTTTTTAGGCGCGCTGCCGCGTCAAACGGCAATCAGCATCGGTCAAAAAACCGCTCGTTTGCTTTATCGGTTGAATAAAAAATTGCAATTCGTTGGCCACAGGAATTTGCAGATGGCAATGCCTGAACTCAATGCCTCTGAACGGGAAAAGATTTTGGCGGGTGTATGTGATAACTTGGGAAGGCTACTAGGTGAATTTTCACAATTTCCCAAATTGACCAGAGCGAATATTGGCGAACTTGTCATTTATGACGGATTGGAAAATTATTTGCAGGCGGCAGCCAAAGGCAAGGGGGTTTTATTGCTTACGGGTCATATCGGTGCCTGGGAACTTTGCGCCTTTGCCCACGGAATGTATGGATATCCGTTGCGGTTTTTGGTGCGACCTCTCGATAACCCATTGTTAGATAAATTAATCA is part of the Acidobacteriota bacterium genome and encodes:
- a CDS encoding lysophospholipid acyltransferase family protein, which produces MSKKRSAFRNWLEYIPAYLLLKFLGALPRQTAISIGQKTARLLYRLNKKLQFVGHRNLQMAMPELNASEREKILAGVCDNLGRLLGEFSQFPKLTRANIGELVIYDGLENYLQAAAKGKGVLLLTGHIGAWELCAFAHGMYGYPLRFLVRPLDNPLLDKLISSYRELADNSVINKNKSVRDVLTTLRRGKNVGLLIDINTLSDQGVFCDFFGIPACSTTGLAVFALRSDAPVVPGFLNWNEKLKKHVLRFEAEIPLIRTGDFKEEVQLNTARFMRAIEEQVRRFPEQWLWIHRRWRTRPEGKSDLYSQ